In the Panthera uncia isolate 11264 chromosome B1, Puncia_PCG_1.0, whole genome shotgun sequence genome, CTATTGCCTATTTAATTGTGAAACAAATGCTCATTTCCTACTTGTAAGAATATATATTGATACAATACTTCTGGAAAGTAATAGCAAGCAAAGCAAACTATAACTCCATCTGCTCTTAGActcagcaatcccatttctggaaATTTATCCTACTGGGACACACCCAAATATGTGAAGATATATGCAGTCAAGAACATCCTTGTGGCATTAGTtgtagtaaaaacaaaagcaaaaatcacaaCAATAGCCATTGTAAATGATAACAAAAACaggaagcaacctaaatatccacCATCAAGGGACTGAGTAAATGAGATGTGGAAAATCCATATAACAGCATATATGCAGTCATTCAAAAGTATGCAATGGTTTCTGCTAATAAAAACATAACTccaatatttattcttaagtaaaaaaaaaaaatcagcaatgcTCAGAATAGTGTGTATAGTAAGCTCCCCATTTGTgtgtaaatatattatataaaggcATATACACATAAGTGCATGCATATGCACATAATATTTCAGGAAAGACAGTCTAGGAACCGGATGTACTGTGGTAAACCCTGTGAAATAGAACTGAGGTGAGGGAGTTGAAGGGTAGTCTCAGGTTGAGAGCCTCACtttatttcttatccttttgTGCTGTTTGTACTATTTACTATGTTATGTGATCTCTTTTCccagaataaaaactaaaaagttctgactttaaaatttttgcccaCACACACAGTATGTGACTTGACAGCCCACATTTCCTTACCTGAAAGAGTTCTGTAATCTTCAGATGTGAAAACTCCAGAAGCTTTTCTCCTCTCACTGAtcatttgttaaaatgttgaacaaaagttCTATCAGCCTTGATCCCTCAGAACCTCAATGTTTACCTTCATCCAACAAGAAAAGGTCCATTTATCACTAccctttatttcctatttctgagCCAATTTCCTACTTGTGACAAAACATTTTCCCCAGTTCCATAGTGAcacacctttttttccccaatggcTTTTGATGCAGAACTTTGttaaaagcttttgaaaatggaaataggtttacatttcattttgtcttttatttacaGTCACATATGCATGTCCCTTCAGGGGAATATATAATGCGGTCAGCTGtaacttcctttcatttttttatttttttttaatttttttataacgtttatttatttttgagacagagagagacagagcatgaacgggggagggtcagagagagggagacacagaatctgaagcaggctccaggctctgagcagtcagcacagagccccacgcggggctcgaactcacggaccgcgagatcatgacctgagccgaagtcggccacttaaccgactgagccacccaggtgcccctataacttCCTTTTATGAAAATGACATTGCTTTCCTCACCATAGTGTATATGCCCATTAGTTCCACTTTTAATTTTCACTACCTTGACCACTTTATAATTTGATAATGTTCATAAAGTGAAACAGAATAGTGGATTTTTCACAATCCCTTCTGCGCCTCTTTTCATAGATTGGTGAGCCCTTCAAATATTGctatttgtcatttcattttcctcattcttctcTGACATGTGAACATTGACAGTCTTCAAAATTATCAATACACAGTACCTAATGCTGATTATTTGAGACTAGTTTGCCAATTAGTCAtagatatttaattaatatttggaggaatattatatatattatatatataattatatatattatatatatatatataatatttggaGGAATATTAATAATAGTGGAGGAATAACAGGGAGCCTGTTCCTTGTCGCGCGCAGgtaggcagcagcagcagcaggattAGTAGGGGTTGTGTGAAGAAGCCATGAAACACTATGAGGTGGAGATTCTGGACGCGAAGACGCGAGAGAAGCTGTGCTTCCTGGACAAGGTGGAGCCCCATGCCACCATTGCCGAGATCAAGAACCTCTTCACCAAGACCCATCCACAGTGGTACCCTGCCCACCAGTCCCTCTGCCTGGACCCCAAGGGCAAGTCCCTGAAGGATGAGGACGTCCTGCAGAAGCTGCCTGTGGGCACCACGGCCACACTCTACTTCCGGGACCTGGGGGCCCAGATCAGCTGGGTGACGGTCTTCCTGACCGAGTACGCAGGGCCCCTTTTCATCTACCTGCTCTTCTACTTCCGGGTGCCCTTCATCTACAGCCACAAGTATGACTTCACGTCCAGCCGGCACACGGTGGTGCACCTTGCCTGCATCTGCCACTCATTCCACTACATCAAGCGTCTGCTGGAGACGCTCTTCGTGCACCGCTTCTCCCACGGCACCATGCCCCTGCGCAACATCTTCAAGAACTGCACCTACTACTGGGGCTTCGCCGCATGGATGGCCTATTACATTAACCACCCTCTCTACACACCCCCCACCTATGGAGCTCAGCAGGTGAAACTGGCCCTCGCCATCTTCGTGATCTGCCAGCTTGGCAACTTTTCCATCCACATGGCCCTGCGGGACCTGCGGCCAGCTGGGTCCAAGACCAGGAAGATCCCATACCCCTCCAAGAACCCCTTCACCTGGCTCTTCCTGCTGGTGTCCTGCCCCAACTATACGTACGAGGTGGGATCCTGGATTGGCTTTGCCATCATGACACAGTGTCTCCCAGTGGCCCTCTTCTCCCTGGTGGGCTTCACTCAGGTGACCATCTGGGCCAAGGGCAAGCACCGCAGCTACCTGAAGGAGTTCCGGGACTACCCGCCTCTGCGCATGCCCATCATCCCCTTCCTGCTCTGAGCCGCCGCCGGCTCCCAGGCTCCACCAAGCCAGGCTCTTCCTCTGTCCCAGCAGCATtccgagggaggagggggggaccACCACTGTCCGGCGCTTGGAATAAAACCTGCCTGCcccggccaaaaaaaaaaaaaaaaaacagtgttacGCATTAATCTTCCcaaaagatatttattaagaataacaggggagcctgagtgattcagtcggttaagcgtcccacttcagctcaggtcatgatttcatggtttgtgagtttgagcctgatcaggctctgtgctgacagatcagagcctggagcctgcttcatattctgtgtctccctctctctctgcccctcccccactcatgctctgtctctcaaaaataatcattgaaaaaaaaatttaaaaagtaaaagaataacaTATGTGCCAGACACTCTCATTGTTGCTGGGAATACCATGGTGAGCAAAACAGCCACGGTGCCTTCCATTATTCCATTATTAAACTTATAGCCCAATAGGCAAGACAGACATTTATCACATAATCACAGACATGTATAATCACTAGCTTTGATAAATGctataaaggcaaaaaaaatgcAAGGAGCAATTCACATGGGAGTGAGGGTGGTGTCCTGTCAGAGAAAATGTCAACCATTGTGAGCCTTTGTCTGAACCATCATTGGTATGTACACTTGGCTATTTAAGACTTGTCAGCTTTCCTCTGGAGACCTGCAAAAGAGCTGGGCTTGTTTATATGCCTACTCTTCCTTGGTGCAAACCCTGCTATGCTTGTAATCATGGTTGGATTCCCTGACCAacttcctctctcttttgctctcttcccATTTGTTTGATCCAAGACCAGGAACTCCATGTTTCTCAAATGAGTATGGTCACAGATCCCACATGGCTTTTATGGTTTGTAAAATCAAGTCTTGGTTTTCACACTTTTAATCCTAGACAacacttaattttaaataagctGTTCATAATGATAGTTCAGCAGAAAGGCATGAACTTCTCGACCTAACAGGAATATCTTTTTCCTAATACCTGGTTGACTGACACTACTTTTGTTCTTATTAAACCAAGTTGGCATAGAAATCTTCCCCTAAAAATTTTTGTGTGATCAAGTCTCAAACAAAGAATATATTCATGTATCttctggcaatttttaaaaaataatctctaagCCAATATTTGATTCTGTTCCCCCATGCTGAGACTACTATGCAAGCCTCCCTCAACTGCTcatctgccttctttctcttccctttccccaatTATCTGATAATGCTCCTGGATTAATCTTTCAAACATGCTCTCCTGCATGATTCATTATTGCCtccaagagaaattagaaatgcCTTAGCTAGCTGTGTGAGGCCCTCCACATTCTActtttcacttctctttcctGGTCTATCCAGGAAAGATACCCCTTCTTCAAGATCTACTAAGTACCTAGCTCTGTTTAACATTTTGTAAGAAGcacttaaatatttgtgaataaatgtctgctttttattatatatCCTGTTCAGCCAACCAGCAAAATCTTCACATTTCTTCTATGTATCCAAAGCCTAAATTTCTTTTAGACTTGGTTTTATAAAATTCACTGTGATCTTTCTACGGTGACATCACCTTTGTATAAACTCGTGGGCTTCACTGCTTCTTCGGGAAATAAGGTTCCAGTAGGTATATGAAAACAGCTAGCAGGGAtcttctcttcagtttctttagcCTGGGAAAATACAAGATGGGTTTGGATATTAAAAAGTAACCAACTAAAATCTGAAAACCGTCATAGGTTCAGCATTGTACTAATATCACTGATGACCCAAATGTCTCTCTTTTATGAGCCTATGACTCATTCCTCTCTGACCAAAAATTTTGGCCCAAAATCCAGACAGGAAAAATTTTTACGAAATTGCTTACATCAAAATGTAAATTATCTGCATGGATTTGTGGGCACTGCAGCCTTCAAATAAAATTGTGTAGGGATATAAGTAAAATGAGTTCAAAGGAATCTTTAGATGTGTGaagaaatatatactatattcttttccccacccccaaggaAAGAGTACACAGCCAAATCTTTTTTTGTGGATAGACTGGGGGGCATGTAGTTTACGGTCATACATTTTAAGTTTGCTTGTATTTTAAGTGAGCCGTTCAACTCTTGGTGTGTCTCATTGTATAAAGATAATTATATCCTGCTCTTCCCACCAGGCCTAGAAGGAGACACTTCCCCATCTGAACTTTTCCTCCCCAAGGTATTCTGATGTTTGAATGAGGATGGGAATGCTGAGGCACTCATTCCAGCTTTTATGCTATACCAGACAAAATAACTCTTCTCTCTGTTGGGATTTAGAAAAATCTATCCGTGGTAAACCCCCTTGCCCAGAATATGTGCCATAGAAATGACCAGGGGGCCATATAACCATATAGTAATAAGCCATTCCTTCCACTGCCATCTGAAGGATCCTTGTATATTATAGCTATGATCACGTCACCACTTGGATCAAAAGCCTTATGTGGCTTCCCATTTGGGACATTCCATATAGACTTCCCATAAGCCTAACTACCCAATTTACCATTTAAGACTTTCACAATGTGGTTCCCACATACCTGATCAGTATAAATTCTCACCACTTTCTCACTTCTTCATACCAAATTATTTGCATTCCCCTGGACACTGCATGTGTTTCATTAATCTGCTTTTTTCATGCTATTCTCTCTACCGGAGGgtctttttcctgacttttttttaacctgttgaAGTCATAAGCATTCTTCAAGTTTCAACCAAATAAATTACCTCTTCTTTTGCAAAGCCTCCCTCAGTGCCACTGTCAAAGTGACCACTCCTTCTCTATCTCCCGATATTTTACAAACACTTTTGTTATGGAACCATGAGAAATACACTACTATTTTAGGTAAGGCACTGCAAGTTGGAGTGTATTTCTTCCAACAGTTTGGGCCATATCCTGATGCAATAGATCTAAAAGTTTAAGGGTCAAGCCATTGAGATTTTGAAGCAAATATACCACTTgccattaaattttctttcactCTTCTTTCTATACTACTGATAggttttcattatataaaatcACTATGCCAAAGCTACCCTAAATAATCTAGagcttctccttttattttctttcccaggtTGTAAATGTGGCCTCATATCTTTCTCCTGCGCTGCCACATCCCTGTAACCTGATTCTGTCTCCTAAATTCAATTGCTCAACCAGGCTTAATTAATATGAGGAACAACCTGAGATCATAAAGGGGAAAAGATATGTTCACTGTTCATAGAGTTCCATAGGAGTGGAAATACATCTAATACAATAGGGTGAGTGCAGTCCTAGTGTCTACACAAGATTGAGGGAGCATAGAGAAGGGAATGATTCATTGTCCCTGGTTTTGAAGGTCAGGTGTTAGTAAGCCACGAGAATCAGGCAGTGTTTTagagaaggtaacatttgaacTATCTCATTTCCCAGTGGGCAATAGGATAAAAGGAGATCCAGGTAGAGGGAATATCAGGTACAAAGGTGCAGAGTTTAGCGGCAGTATGGGAACCTCAAGTTATTCTGCATGAGTGGAGCTTATGGAACAAGGTGAGGCATGGCAGGATATAGGGCTGAATGCCCGGTTAGGACCATGTCATAAAGGGCCTCATTCACTACACAAAGGAATCCAGACTTTTAAGTTCTAAGGTTGGGGGCAGACATTTAATGGTTCTAAGCAAGAGGAGTTACAAAAAATTAGCTTTGTATTTGGAAGAGATTGAGACCAGACAAAAAGACACCAATTAAAAGGCTCTGACCTCCAAGGCCCCTTCAAAGAAAGAATCGAAGAATACCAAAACTCAGAGGGAgtcaaaggagaaacagaaaaagcacCTGAACCGGGGCTGATGAAAAGTATCAACAAAAGGTCTTGCAGGTGGGTTGTATGAAGAGAGTATCAGAGAGGATGGCCAAGATAAATCCTAGCTTTTCAGTTTGGGTTGGGGCAGAAAAAGTCCTAAGTTCAGCATTAGACAAGCTGAGTTGGAGGAATCTGTGTACACCCTTGATGTGCTCATGCTGATCCCCCAAATGGCTTACTTGTAAAACTATACGCTGGGGGCGGGAGGTTAGAAATGATAAGAAGGAGTAGAGAGACATAAGTCCACATAATCccctcattcatttgttctgaTTCCAACATTTAAGCTTTGGGGATGATAGGCTTTGAAACtacaggaataaaaattaatatgaagaGAAAGAATAGTTTCCCTTCTTGCAATTTTGTTCATACTTTTTTCTGGTTCCCAAATGGAAGCCTTTCCAATCAATTCTCCTTCTGTTGAAGGTAACACGGGAGAACCGGTGCTTGTTAAATGTTAAAGCTTTCcataaattgcattttaattcCTACAATAAGCCTCCATTAAATTGGCATcattatcccaattttacagatgagaaagcctAGACTTTCTCAAGGTCCCCCAGCTGGTAAATGGTGGGGTGTGCATATAAATCTACAACTGTCTGGTTCTAAAGTCCAtgcttcttccattccatgacaTTGACTATCAAGGAATATCTTGGCTCTGGAAATCAGGTTCAGGGTATTTGTCAGTTATGAGAACACCAAAAGGTTTCCCTGTCCCTGAAGCTGTAACATGCTCTAAGAAGCATTCCTCCACAGACGCATTTCTGCCAAATGTTTAAAGTCaatttcagggggcgcctgggtggctcagtcagttaagccgccgacttcagctcgggtcatgatctcgcggtccgtgagttcaggccccgcgttggacactgtgctgacagctcagagcctggagcctgtttcagattctgtgtctccctctctctgaccctcccccgttcatgctttgtctctctgtctcaaaaataaataaacgttaaaaaaaaaaaaaaagtcaatttcagAAATGATCACACCTACCTTATTCCATGTAAGAAATCCTTTTGATAATTTGCTGAAGCTAAATGAAAAACCATCCAATCAAATAATACATGATCAAGCAGAAGAATGTAAGAATTATGAAAAAATCCTTCCGAATCATTCTATACGGAGTTCAACTACTACCACTTGGGAGGTACTGCACACATTCTCCTTTCACTGGACAGTCAACCTGCCAATACCGGCTTCTAAGTCTTCTCAGCCCCCTATAAGAGGTTTTCAGTCCTAACAGAGCTGCACGACTAGGGAGGATAAGAGATTTCTCTTGGAATCCCTGtgtgaaaagatcaaaattcTATTTAAACCAAACACAAATACTACTTGATAGATTATTATACTACATGTCTTAATCAGCATTTTCTGTTGGTACTTATCCTACCCAGCAAAGCACATTACCTTGTGCGTTTTCCTAGGAAACTTCAAAGTGCCCTTTGCGCGACCATGGAAAGATGATGAGCCGTAAAAGAAGTGCTTGGAAAGCAACTTGCATTCCCTTAACAGCTCTAACCACACTACACAGCGTATGTCAAAATGTTAAAGAGAACAGAAACTCCTAACGCTTTGTGCAATGTATACAGTTCCTGAGCTTTGATGTTTCTGTTTCTGCCCCTTTAGTTGCACAGAAttgcttggttttttttgttgttgttgttttaaatctttcatgTCTCATTACTGACCTGTCAAACATTATTTTAACTTAAAGAGTAGCTGACGCCTTGCAGTAAACCTTGAAATCccccttttaaaaacaatctgCCTTTATACTATACATCTCTATAGTATGGCTATGTTTTTATTACCAGGAACATGTCTTGGAGAGAAATCCTCTACGCAAGTATTTATGTCCAAACAAATGTAGCCACATGAGTCCAGACTTGGTTTTTTGCACTAATGCTACATGCCTGGTGTCTCAATGAGTTAAAATGGAAATTCAGAGGCTTTGAAAAGTTTAGGGATGTCAAAGGCATCTCCCCATTTTTTCAGACTCCCCTTTTACACCCCGAATTATTCTCTTAACACCACTTTCTACGTTATGCATTTTCACAAATTTAAGGTAATTACCTAACTCCTAAATCAATTTTTCTCTTCAGAATGAATTAAACATTTCTCTCAGGTAACCATTTCATTTGGCTCAGTAAAGATTACTCCTTCTCCACTATCACCACCACCATTATCACCAACTCCcacttttttcattgttttggcaAACACTGACTtgatttcccttccttcccctccccccttgctcGTTTTTTCCTCCTCCTGAACAGACCCTTTGAAGTGTTTCCCAACAGCTTCATTGAGGAGGAGGTAACAATGCACAGAAATGCTGTGTGACTTAGTGAGCTTGAAAGATCTGGACATcagagggaaggaagtgggggaTCTGCATAAAAGAGGTTTTCTTCATGATTGAACTGAATGGAATTGTTCTGGAGGAAGTGATACACGGTCCCATTCATGGGTGGTAGTGTTATACTGAAAGGGTGGCAGGAGATACTATAATTGGACTCCCTCACAAGTGTTTCAAAGCTACTGCATTATCATAAATggcattttttccatttatatcctGCAATTGTTAGTCATTGTTTATAAGAATACTGTAGTATTAGCCTTGtattttttggccattatgaGAATTGCTTTCATTGATGGGCAAGCTAGAGTCATAGTTTTCAAAGTCATTCTTGTGTAAGATACCAAATTACATTCACTGAGATGATAATAAATGTGGGTACTTTTTAAACGATTTTAATAAAGCACATACTTTGAATAAAAGTGCATTCGTTCTTACTTTAAAACTATGGACTAATCCATTTCCACTTaaagcttttcttattttatttttaggattctGAATAGAAGattcaaaaggaaatttttaatgaCCGTGCCTGTATTTGAGCAATTTTCCCCAAGATGCGCTTTGGTAAATTCCCCACATTTTCTAACTGCAAGAATTCATCAGACCTCAGGAAATTTTCTCCTATACCTTTTACCTTTCCAACAGCGACAACATACCCTCACCCAAAAAGAGAAACTTTAAGTGAAATTGAGGTCACTGCCTATGCTTGGATCAGCTCTGAATACAGtcccttggtgtgtgtgtgtgtgtgtgtgtgctctatttttattttttaagtttttattttaataccaattagttaacatacagtgttatattagtctcTGTTTTGTTACCTTAACCTGCCTTACCCTCAGGTCTCTCTCCTTTGAGACAAGAGGATCAGACTAAATTCCTGAAATCTCTTTAATCTAGGTTTAACAttccataaacaaacaaacaaacaaacaaacaaaaacaataaatcaatGAGTGAAGAAACTACCTTGAGAGGGGAGTAAAGCCAGatttatatgtgtgtttttgAACAGTTCTGAGGTTACACATTgagtttttcattctttcatccatccattcattcattcttagtcttttttttttttttgagcaccaGTCTCTTTATGTTCTGAGTATAAATATAATATTCCCAAAGAACTCACAATCTAATGAATCAGCATTCTCAATTTTTTATAGACTCCTCTGTTTCCTTAGGTgctaagaatatattttcaaaacaatgcTTTCCTACTTCTTACTGCTAATAGAGGTTTTGCTAAATAAAACCTGACTGCTTAAATAAGATATGCATTTCTAACTATTTGAGAAAGTAATTATATCTCTGATATAATTCGGGAGTGGAtatataagtaattttttaaaaatcagtttaatttttttaattttttattgtctcactctctctcaaacgtACAAATTACTCAACTACACATGCTCAGGGAATGTTTCATGATTCCCAAAGGTCCTTTCTTCCAGagtccctttcctctcttcttcttcttttaatgtccatcttcatattttaaagtctaaataaaTGTACCCAGGGAAttataaattgatttatttttgctctctTTCCTATAAATATGTCCAATTAGTTAATTTTATGATTCTTAAGTATCAATTACATCTGACATAGGTGACTTAACctacatttttcttacattttttttttgtttgagctTTTCTTTCACAGGAAATGGCTAAGGATATACTTCACATGCAACTCAATAACATGCTAATAAATCTGGTTCTCTCTTGCTTCTTTATAATCATGGTGCTTCAACTGTAACCTTATTAATTTCAACAcctttcattttcacttattttttctaaCTGCATATAAACTTCTAGAAGTATCAAAatacttatttccttttatttccctcccccttcctccaaaacaaagaaacaaacaaacaaacactagaGCATGCCATAAAGTCTGCAGACAGGAACCCTCTTCAACAATAGGAAAAAAGCACTGACTGCTTTCCATAACCTGTAAGTGACTATCAGTAAGGATGATCTACTTTATATCTACTTTGTGCAACAAGGGAAAAATGTTGAGAATGTAAAGTTAATTTCGGTGAAAATAACCACAAGTtggtagaatttaaaattttaagggaattgcagagcaaaataaaaaaaaaaagaaagaaaattcatgtcAATTATAGTTTCAACAGCCTTGGAAAATAACAGAAGGATGTACTAGGTAAGATACTGGTGACCCGGATGATCAGACTACCAGCACATTTATAGAGCTATACGTGAAAACCGGAAGATCTAAGAGCCTGAAGACGATATGCCAATCTCCCCACAGAGCCTGGTTGCTTACATTGCTGTGCTGTTGGTGTCTTGTATACAATACAAGGAACAAGCACAACTCCCAATATAATCAAaacatgattttgtttttgtgtacCGTGGTCCCTTTAAAATGTACTCAGGGGTGGTAATCTTCTGACCCTGATGAGACCTCAAGGTCACTTGAAGTTGTAAACACAGGCTCAATTTGGTAAGTAAAATGTCACACCCTATGTAATATAATTCTACATTTCATGTTGTATTAAATATTCCCTCCTTTCTAGCTGGCTAGAACCTATGGGGTTTGTTACAGAACAGATGGTCAGTTTCTTATTTGTTTCCCCCTTCCCCATCACTCACTTGAACTCTCTTCCTTCGCACTTCAGGTTGCCCACACCTCACACACAGGGTCTTGCTATTAGAATCCATCATCCTCCTTGAGGGTCAAAACAGGTCCTCCCTTACATGGGTAGCCCACATCCGATTCACTGAAAACACACTGTTTGTCCCAAGCTCAATAGAAGTGGGCAATGATCCAAACAGaatgtgtttccccctctctggcATGAATTAAGCATCTTCTGATGATGCCAGTTAACCATAGTGAACATATTTCAAGCTTTTGAATGATCGCATGGAAGTCCCCGTCACTACGCTTGAGGTGAAGAAGGAAGCACTCTAAGCCTTCCCTCGTTGAGATAAATAAGGCCAACAACCAATGACAGATCTGAAAAGAACTGTTAtcccttctcattctttttaaaatattcctcagGGGTTTTAACTGTATCAAACTGGTTCTGTGTCATCTATTTGGAAATTTCCTCTTCATATTCTAACATGTTAAAAATTCACATCTATCGTGCCTTGATTCCTTGCTCAAAATACCAATTTTTTACAACCAATTATAAAGCCACTAATAGGTCTTCTGTCCCTGAGGGCCTGCTCATTTGTTCAGTGAGTTTACGGAGGGGACAGCGCTTGTTAATGGCTGCAGATCAAGGTTAGCAAACTCAAGTTCTTTTGGACAGGAACATGGGTGAATGACTCTGGTCAGGTGGGAACTGTGGTCTATTACGAGAACATGCCAGTCCAAAGGGGAAGATGTCACTTGGCCATTGTGAGTTCAGTGACACCaaactttctaatttttcaagagaagttgaaaataaaagttttttatgTGCCATCTCTGTATTTTACGTGTAGGCTTAAAATGGCCTGAGA is a window encoding:
- the LOC125922997 gene encoding very-long-chain enoyl-CoA reductase-like, which gives rise to MKHYEVEILDAKTREKLCFLDKVEPHATIAEIKNLFTKTHPQWYPAHQSLCLDPKGKSLKDEDVLQKLPVGTTATLYFRDLGAQISWVTVFLTEYAGPLFIYLLFYFRVPFIYSHKYDFTSSRHTVVHLACICHSFHYIKRLLETLFVHRFSHGTMPLRNIFKNCTYYWGFAAWMAYYINHPLYTPPTYGAQQVKLALAIFVICQLGNFSIHMALRDLRPAGSKTRKIPYPSKNPFTWLFLLVSCPNYTYEVGSWIGFAIMTQCLPVALFSLVGFTQVTIWAKGKHRSYLKEFRDYPPLRMPIIPFLL